Part of the Sphingobacterium sp. LZ7M1 genome, GGTAGAACGAACCATCGACCAAACCCTTACCTGAGGTAAAGATGATCCACCTATAGGTTTCCGTACCGATGATCTTACCCAACTTGAGCGCTTTGAAACCTGCTGCAGTCATTTCCGCATCCGAAAGGGACTGTTCATTGATCAATAGCACGATTGGCTTTCCTGCCGGTGCAAAATTACTCTGCGGAGATAACTTACCGCCACGATATTGCCATTTTAGATAAGGTCGTTGGGAAAGGAACCTAAGCACCTCGTCATGCACATTACCACCGGTATTATAGCGAAGGTCAAGGATAACAGCATCCTTGTTGTTTTCCTGCTCTGCCATATCGATCAAAAAGGATTGCAGTTCATCCCCGCTCATGTTCTTCATGTGCGAATAGGCAATCCTATTCTTGCTCAACTGATCCACTTTATTTCTATTTCCCTTGATCCACTCATCGTACAATAGGTCCTTGAAAGCAGCATTGCTCTGCGGACGGATATTGATGATCTCTTCCTTACCTCCACGGTTTACGGTCAATTGTACTTCATTGGCAAGTGATGGCCAGGTAAAATAGGAGTCGCGGTCACGCGATTTATCGATCTTGTTTCCGTTTACCGCAACCAGGACATCCCCAACCTTCAGGTTGACATCTTTCTTGGAAGCAGGGCCCTTGGCAACGATATGCGCGATCTTATAGGGATCCTTGGCGTCATAGGTGACCCCGAGTTCGTTCGTGATGAAATTATATTGCTTCCGCTCGTCGGTACCAAAGGTACTGAAGCCCATGTGCGAGGAGTTCAGTTCACCCAGCATATCGTTCAGTAGGATTCGAAGGTCCATACGGTTGTTGATGCCCGAAAGGTAGTTTCCATATTTCTTTTTCATCCCTTCCCAGTCAATGCCATGGAACTTCTCGTCATAGTAGTTCTCTTCCACATTGGCCCAGGTTTCATAGAACATCTGCTTGAATTCCTTGTCCAGATCACGGTTGAACTTGAAATTGATATCTACATTTTCAAGCTTGTTCTGGTCAATATTGTATTTCTGTATGTTACCATTGCTGATGGCAAAGAATTTACCATCCACTTCCTGAAGGGCTTGCAGACCACCGTCCAATACCTTTTCGGTTTTGCTGTTGGTAAAAGGTTCAAAGGTAATGCGGTAAGTTGCCCATTTGCCCTCATGGTTGGATTGGTAGAATAGGTATGTTTTATCCCCTTTTGCAAACAAAATAGGGTTGTATTGGGTACCAGCCTGCGGACTGACTTGGGTTATCCGGTCAGAAAGGCCTTGTACGTCAATGCTTACGATAACCTTTTTATCATCTTTCTTTTCCTCCTTTGCGGCTGGTTTTGCTTTGCTGTCCTTGCTTTTCTTTTCGTTTTTGGTCGCTGTGCTATCTTTCTTTACCGTCTCCTTTTCGGTTTCCTTGAACATTTCGTCGAATTTGCTGATGCGGTAGGGTTCATCATAATTCTCAAGGGCCATCCGGTAGAGACTGGCATTTTCCATTCCCGTTGGATAGGATGGTTTGGTTCGGTTGCTGGAGAAGTAGATATATTTACCATCAGGCGACCATGCCGGTGAAGCTTCCGTTACGCCGGTATTCGTTAGGTTCAGCGTTTTCTTATCTGCGAGATTGTACACGAAGATATCCTGTTCAAAATTGCGGATGGCCGTAAAGAGCACATACTTTCCATCAGGAGAGAAAGACGGGGAAGAGTTCTGGAAGGCCCAGATCTCGTCTTTGACGATGGTTTCACTCTTCAGGGACCCCAAGTCCAATAAACGGACTTCATCGCGTCCACTCAGGTAAACCGCCTTGGTATTCTCTTTATTGAAGTTAATATCACGGTTGTTCCTGTTGTCCTGGGTCAGTTGCTTTGCTTCGCCTTTCCCATCTGCTGAGCGGGAATACCAATTGAGATAGCCGTTCAGGGTCTGGTTGTAGACCAAGGTTTTATTGTCCTTCAGCCACATGACCTCAGAAATCCGTTCGCCTTGGCTAGGCATCTGCCGTATAAACTTGCCATCCACATCCGAGACAAACAGTTCGCCCCTCGACACAAAGGCCATTTTCTCTCCGTCGGGAGAGACATCAAAATTGCTGATATTGCTCTTGACATCAAATTCCTTGGACTTGCCCAATACCTGGTTTCGGCTCAGGCTAATGGCGGGTTGCGTGGTTTTCTTGCTGGCCACGTCATAGACAAATAGCTGATATCCTTTTTCAAAGACTACCGCAGCACCATTCGCCGCAACCTGCGGGCTACGGATAGACTCAGGAAACTGGGTCAGGCCTTGTTTTTGCCCATTGCTTATACTGTAAAGATTGTATTCGTCATTACCTTCATCGGAGGCAAAGAAGATCGTGCCTTTGCTGTCCACGGTTGGCCAAAGGTCCTTGCCTTCATAGGTCGTGTACTCCTTATAGGCTTTTGTTTTAGGGTTGTAACCCTTGATATCGGGGTTAAATGCGCCCTTATATCGCTTTCTATTGGCTGCGCTATAGCTTTCCCAAGAGTCGGTAAAAAGCAATTCTCCGCTTGGTGTCTCCACCATATTATGGATATAGTTGAAGAAATGTGGGAAGATACGCTCTGCGGTACCACCATCCTTGCTTACCTTATAGCTGCTGAGGCGGTTCTCGCGTCCAGAGGTAAAATATAGCTGTTTACTGTCCCAGCTCCAGGAATCGACCTCATCGCTAGCTTCGTGGAAGGTAATCTGTTTGATGTTTCCACCGGCCATCGGCATGATGTAGACATCCATATTCCCATTTTGGTTGGAAGAGAAGGCCAGCCATTGCCCATCTGGAGAGATCCTTGGCATGACTTCATTGCCCTCCATTGCCGTTAGGCGCAGAGCCGGTCCGCCAGCTGTTGCTACTTTCCATAGATCGCCCTCAAAACTGAAGACAATGGTTTGGGCATCGGGACTGAGGGTAGGATTGGACAAAAAGGTCGGTTGAACCTGAGCCTTCAATTGCATGGATCCCCCTAACAACAAGGCTAGTGACAGTAGTGTTTTATTCATAAATTGGGTCAATTTTGAATTGATTCAAAACAAATGTACAATTCAATTTCAGTAATATTAAAACCTGAACTTGGAATTTGCGGATTTCAACGAAACCATGAAAAGGAACAGAATGAAAACTGGTTATAACGGCAAGATTAATAAATAGTTAGAATTGTGTATTTTTTACACTTATCTATACTACTTATCTGAAAAATGTGCTATTTTTGTTACAAATTTATCAACGATGACATCATTAGGTGAGGCAGGCAACCATGTCTCTCAATCCATGAAAAGCAGGATCCGGTGGGCGGTAGCCTTATTTTACTTTGGTCAAGGTTTGGGCTTTGCGAGTTGGGCAAGCCGTATCCCGACCATCAAAACAGCATTGGGGCTGTCTGAAGCCCAGTTGGGAACCATCTTATTGATGTTACCGATTGGCCAATTGCTGACCATGCCTATTTCGGCAGCCTTGGTCAACAAATACGGTAGCCATAAAATATTGCCTTGGGCGGCATTCCTCTATGCTTTGGTATTGTTGTTCATCGCTTTTTCAACAAACGCCTGGTTTTTGGGTGCTGCACTTTTCCTTTTTGGGGTAACGGGCAACATCTGTAATATCTCCGTCAATACCCAAGGCGTATTGGCCGAGGAGCTTTACGGAAGGTCCATTATGTCATCCTTCCATGGGGCTTGGTCCTTGGCGGGATTCACCGGTGCATTGATCGGTTTGTTGACCTTGAACTTCAATATCAACACCTATGGCCATTTCATCGGGGTTATCGTCCTTTTGACCATCAATATCCTGTTGAACAAACAGTTTTTGGTTCCGGAAGTCAGTACCGAGAAGAAGGAAAAAGAAAAGACCAAGTTTAAACCGGATGCATTGATCGTACAACTGGGTATCATAGGTTTCTTCAGTATGGCAACGGAAGGCGCCATGTTTGATTGGAGCGGAGTGTACTTCAGTGATGTTGTACATGCCCCAGAGAACTTAGTGATATTGGGATATGCCTCCTTTATGATCATGATGGCAACCGGCCGTTTTATCGGAGATGCCATCATCAGCAAAATTGGTAGACAAAGGACCCTACAGATCAGTGGAATCCTGATGTTTGTGGGGATGTTGTCTTCTGTTGTGTTTCCGAACCTTTGGGTCTGTACACTGGCCTTTATGCTGGTCGGATTAGGCGTTGCCTGCAATGTGCCTACGGTTTACAGCGTAACTGGCAAGCATAAGACCATTCCTGCCGGTGTGGCCTTGGCCATGGTTTCCAGTATCTCCTATCTCGGGTTCTTAATGGGCCCTCCGTTGATCGGATATGTAGCCGAGATATTCAATCTACGATATTCATTTGCCCTGTTTTCTATGTTCGGCTTCTTGATGTTCATCATGACCAGCCGACTGAAAATCTTTAGGGAGCAATAAAGGCTTAAGGCTTTACAGCCTTAAGCTTGTCCAATTCTTTTCTTGAAATCTTTAGTATGGTGCCATGTCTCAGGTCTTTTGGCAATTCCAATTGATCGCTGATATCGGTCCAGGTCTTGAGGTCCTTTGATTTGATCAGGCCAAAATGATTGTCCATGTACCGGTCGAAATAAACATAGTATTCCCCGTTTATTTTGGCTACGGTGGGTCCTTCGGCCCAATAATCTCCGGTGATCTTCTCGCTGGCATCGCTGTAAGGACCCTCTAAGCTATCTGCAAAAGCAAGTTTTAGGTTTTTCTCCGCCTTAGGTTCGCGGGTTTCATCCTTGATGACCATCATCCAGTTGGTTCCATTTTTCAGGATTGTGGCATCGATCGAGTTGAAACCTGGATCATAGAGCAGCATGGTTTCCGAGAATGTCTTGAAATCCTTTGTCAGGGTATAGTACATCCGATGGTTATAGCCATTATCTGCCTCTACCTGTGTTTCGGGAAACTCTCCGGTAATGGTGGAAGCCCAATATATCATGTACTGTTTGCTTTCTGGATCATAGGTGACTTCAGGCGCCCAGGAATTCCTGGTATTCTCTTCATGTTCCATCACGGGAATATATTGCTGCTCAGACCAATTGATCAAGTCTTTTGAGCTGGCATGTCCTATACCTTTCTGGGTCCAGCTAACGGTCCAGACCATGTGATAGAGCCCATCGCCACCCTTTATGATACAAGGGTCGCGCATCAATTTATCGGGGCTCAGCTTCGGTGTGAGAAAAGAGGCATCGTTTTTTAAGGCGGTCCATTTCAGGGCATCCTCACTGTACGCGAGATGAAGGCCATCTTCCCCATTTCCCTTAAAATAAGAAAACACATAGGCTGAGTCCTGCTGGGCCGAAGCCGTCAATGCAAAACATAGGGTTGCCAAAATGGAAATTAGTTTATTGTACATGGTTTAGGTTTTGTGATAACTCAAATATAATGAAAATAGGGATTTCCACAAGGTTTAACCCCTGCATCAAGGAAATATCGCTCCACTCGTGACCAATTAATTTTTGTCATGAATAGAAAAATTTCAATATATTTAAGAAACAGGCTTTGCTATATAAAGAGTAATTGCAAGCTGCAGGATTCACATTTAACCGCATCTACCGCATGGAAAAATACCTGAAAAAGATAGTCGAAGAGAAGGATACGATCAAGAAAATTAATTTATCTGAGAAATGGCTGGAAGACGTTCCAGAGGTGCTAAAGGAATGTAAGTTGGTTGAGGAGATTAAACTGACCGGAAACAATATCTACGAAATTCCTGACTGGCTATTTCAGCTTCCCCATTTAAAGAAACTGGATATTTCCCTGAATGACATGGAGACCTTGCCGGCCAATATTACTAAGGCGCAGCACCTGGAATTCCTTGCTTTTGATTCACCGATCAAGAAGGCCTTGCCGAAAGAACTCGCCCAATTGAAAAAGCTCAAGAAATTGGTGATCCATGAACAGATCTATGGTTTCCCGGAGGAGTTCTTTGAGCTTACTTCCCTAGAGGAAATTGAATTTTATACCCCAAAGTTAACCAGTATCCCCGACAGCTTTTCGAAGTTGGTGAACTTAAAATCCTTTACATTGACGCAGCTCCTGTTTGAAGGAAAGGCTAAGCCAATTGATTTTGAAGCTGTAATCGAGGTCCTTTCTACCCTTCCAAAACTGGAGAACTTGAGCTTTTCGCTAAGTGGAATGTTAAGCATTCCTGAAAATATCAATAAACTACAAGGGCTAAAGGAACTGAACCTAAGTGGTAATGGCATTAAGGTCCTTCCTAAGGCGCTTTTTGAGTTGAGTGGCATAAGACTGTTGGATCTAGGACAGAACGGAATCAAGACCATCCCAGCCGATATAAAAAACCTGAACCAGTTAAGGACCCTTAAAATAAATTCGAATTTCAATCCTCCGATCGATCTCCAAAACCTGTTCAATAGCATCAAGGAGCTCGCTAACCTACAGGACCTGCAGTTATGGAGCTGCCAGACCAGTATTAAGCTTCCTGAAAACATTGCCGAATGGACTTCCTTAAGAGAGCTGGATATTGACAACAACAAGGTAAAGCACCTTCCGGAATCCATGCAGCAGATGACCTGGCTGAAAAAGTTACGCATCAGTACCAATCCTATTCCGGAGGAGGAGAAAGTGAATCTTGTTAAGGCTTTGAAGGGCACAAAGGTGATTGTGTAGTGAGGGGGGGTGGGTTTTGAACCAGGATGGAATGGATGAGAGGATGGGCCATGATCGTGGCGTGGGAAAAATAAAATAACCCTAGAATGGTATTACGCAGTGTAAGGGCGTATTGAATACGCCCGCAATATCGTAAATGTAGCTTTTACACCGTCAGTTCAATATTCACTATGGTTCCTTCTTCTGGCATAACATCATAATCCAAACTTCCTTTCATGATGTCGACACGGTTCTGAATATTGTTGAGGCCCATTCCATTGGAGGCTTTTGCTCTTGAAAGGTCGAATCCTTTGCCGTTATCTTCAACGGTGATCAAGATCTGCTCGTCATTCTGGATGCATTGGACCAAGATATAGTTGGCATCTGCATGACGAAGGGCATTGCTCAGAAGCTCTTGGATAATCCGATAGATATTGACCTGATAATGCTGGTTTAAGTTGGGGTCTAAGCCTTCGGTTTGCAGCTCTATTTCGGTCTTACTGCTGGAAAGGGCACTGCAGAGGTCCGTTAAGGCAACATCCAGCCCACTTCGCAGGAGATTGGACGGCATCATATTGTGGGCAATTCGACGCAGTTCTATTATGGATCGGTCAAGCTGATCGACGGAACTGTCTATTTCAGGTTCCTGGAAGTTGTTCTGCACGGCAGATAGCTTCATCTTGATGCCAGAGAGTGCGCCTCCAAGGCCATCATGCAGGTCCTGGGCGATCCTTTGCCGTTCCTTGTCCTCCCCTTCCAAGAAGGCTTTTGTTACTTGCAATTCCCTTTGTTGCTCCAGTTCCTTGAACTTGAATTCATTGGCTCTTTTCTGGTTTTTCAGGATATTGTTCAGGTATAGGAAGGCCAACAAGAGCACCGCAGCACCGACTGCAAGGAGCAGCACCCAAAGCCTCTGGTTCTTCTGTACCAGCTCGGCAGCCTGTTTCTCTGCCTGTAACTGGGAAATCTGCTTGGCCTTTTCTGCTGACTGATATTTGTTTTCCATATCCAGCATATCCTTTTTGTAATCTGCGGCATGCAAGCTATCATTTACCGTGATGTATTTTTGGGACCATTCATAGGCCTCCTTCATGTTTCCGGTATTGGCATAGGTCTCGGCCAAGAGGTTGGCATAGGAATTACGGTCACTAGGCAACAGGGTTGTACTTTTCAGCAGGTCCTGCATCACATCGATGGCTTCCGCATTCCTGCCTATCTTACGCAATAGGTTGAACTTGGCAAATTTCGAACGGTTGATGTAGAAGTTCTCAGGACCGGAGCCTTGAAAAGCAATGGCCTTGTCAAAACTGTTGATCGCCTGTACATATTTACCCATCTTTTCATAATAAACCCCTTCGGGGAAATAATAGAACAGGAAAACATTGGATTCAGGATAGTCCTTCAATACTGCATAGGCGGCATCCAAATAGGCTTTGCTGGAATGCAGGTCATTCAGGTATAGGTTGTTTTCAGCAAGCAAGATGGTTACTTCCAATATGCCCTCCAACTTCGTGATCTCACTTTCGGCAGGAGCTTCCTTGAAGAGTGCAAGTGCATTTTTGAGGTAGTCATTTCCGCGTACCCGTTCAGTCGCGTTTAAAAGACTGGTGGCCACGAATTTATTGGCATTGGCAATGCTGAATTTATCTTTGGATTCCTTGGCATAGGGAAGCGCATGGTTAATGTAGGACTCTAGACCGCCTTTCTCGTTCCCTTTTAGCTGGCTGAGGACGCCACGCATGATCCATAGGCCGCTCAAGGTCTTCTTGGCTTCTGGATCCTGTATGTCTTTAAGCAGGCTGTCGCTACGGTTAAGGTTGTTTTCAATCTTGCTCATGTCCTCTAGACCGATACCAAACAGGGCTTCGTTGTAACTGGCTATCCCTTCTAGGAGGTTATTTCCTTGTGCATACTTTACCCCCTGTTCCAGACGCTGCTTGGCAAGGTCCATGTTCCTATACTTCTTGTACATATAGGATAGCCGGAAAGCCGTCATCGCTTTGGCACTATCCGTCTTGGCATCCAGGAGTCTCTTTTCTAATGTTTTCAGGTATTCATGGTCTTCATCAATCCGGATAACCAATTGTGAAAAAGCAGATAGGGTCAGGCAGCATAATAGGCAAAGGGAAATAATATACTTCATAGTCAAGGTTGAGAAATCAGCTAGCGTAGTTAATTATTATCAACTAAATTATTGAAATTAAGGGAAATGTACAAAATAATTGAATCGAAGGAAAATTTATTCCAAAGGATTTATTATCAATTAATTGATAATCAAGCCTGCCTATTAAAGAATATCCAAAATGTCGCCTTTGCTGAGAGAGCTGAAGAAGGCGTTTTCTGATTGTATCAAATCTTGGGCAAGTTGGCTTTTCCGTTTCTGAAGCTTCAGGATCTTTTCCTCTATGGTATTAGAACAGATCAGTCGTACGGCCACCACATGTTTGGTCTGTCCAATCCTATAGGAACGGTCGATTGCCTGATTTTCGGCAGCAGGATTCCACCAGGGGTCAATAAGGTAGACATAATCTGCTTCTGTAAGGTTCAAGCCTACCCCACCGGCCTTTAGACTGATCAGAAAGACACGGACTTCCTCATTGTTCTGGAAGTTATGGACCTTCTTGCCCCTATCCTTGCTCTGTCCCGTCAAGTATTCAAAGGGGATATTCCTTTTTTCCAATTCGGGCCTGATGATATCCAGCATTTCCACAAATTGTGAAAAGACCAAGATCTTGTGCTCCTTGGACTTGTTTTCAATCTGCTCCAATAGGATTTCAACCTTTACGGCATTTTCTGCGGAGTGCCCCTTTTTCAATAATACTGGAGAATTGCAGATCTGCCTCAGCTTGGTAAGCCCTGTAAGGACATGCATGCTGTTTTTCTTGATATCCTCATCCTCATTGGCCGATATAAATTCGCGCAGTTCTGTCTCGTAAGCCTCATAGATCTTCCGCTGTTCATCATTCATTTCACAGTAGATGAGCATTTCCGTCTTCTCCGGAAGCTCCTTAGCCACCTGCTTCTTTGTTCGGCGAAGGATAAAGGGCTTCACCTTTTCCTGCAGCTCTATCGCCCTTTTGGTATACTGGAATTGGTCGATAGGAATAGCATAGGTGTCCTTGAAAAATTGCTTGCTGCCCAATAAGCCTGGGCTAGCAAAGGAGAGCTGCCCATAGAGATCAAATGTATTGTTCTCGATTGGCGTTCCAGTCAGCACGATCCTGTTCCTTGCCTGCAACAGCCGGGCTGCTTTATATCTTTCAGAATTCGGGTTCTTGATTGCCTGGGATTCATCCAGGAATATATAATTGAACTTGAAGTTCTTCAGGAACCTGATATCTGAAAGCAACATCCCGTAGGTCGTGAGGACCACATCATGGTTTTCAAAGTGGTCGACATCCTTAACTCGGTCTGGTCCATAATGCTTTATTACTTGCAGCGAAGGTGCAAATTTTGCTATTTCATCCTCCCAATTGAAAAGAAGCGATGTAGGAACCACAATCAGGTTGGTTTTTTGCCCATGCTTTTCTTTTTGGGAAAGGATAAAGGCAAGGATCTGTATGGTTTTTCCCAATCCCATATCATCTGCCAAGCAACCTCCAAAGTTGTAAGTATCAAGAAAATTGAGCCAGTTAAGGCCCTCTTGTTGGTATTCCCTTAATTCGGCCTTCAGGTCTTTCGGGGTTGTGACCGGAGTGATCTTCAGTTCAGATGAAAAGTCGCTTTTTAACAATTCGATTTCATGCTGCACTTCCTTGCTCATGATCTCTTTGTCAAACAGATCGGAAACCTCAGAGTAGTTAATCTTCGGTATGGTAATCATTTCCTGGTCTATTTCTCCGATCTGGAAAAAGGCTGCAATTCGCTCGATCCATTCCTCTGGAAGCAATCC contains:
- a CDS encoding MFS transporter — encoded protein: MTSLGEAGNHVSQSMKSRIRWAVALFYFGQGLGFASWASRIPTIKTALGLSEAQLGTILLMLPIGQLLTMPISAALVNKYGSHKILPWAAFLYALVLLFIAFSTNAWFLGAALFLFGVTGNICNISVNTQGVLAEELYGRSIMSSFHGAWSLAGFTGALIGLLTLNFNINTYGHFIGVIVLLTINILLNKQFLVPEVSTEKKEKEKTKFKPDALIVQLGIIGFFSMATEGAMFDWSGVYFSDVVHAPENLVILGYASFMIMMATGRFIGDAIISKIGRQRTLQISGILMFVGMLSSVVFPNLWVCTLAFMLVGLGVACNVPTVYSVTGKHKTIPAGVALAMVSSISYLGFLMGPPLIGYVAEIFNLRYSFALFSMFGFLMFIMTSRLKIFREQ
- a CDS encoding S41 family peptidase, whose translation is MNKTLLSLALLLGGSMQLKAQVQPTFLSNPTLSPDAQTIVFSFEGDLWKVATAGGPALRLTAMEGNEVMPRISPDGQWLAFSSNQNGNMDVYIMPMAGGNIKQITFHEASDEVDSWSWDSKQLYFTSGRENRLSSYKVSKDGGTAERIFPHFFNYIHNMVETPSGELLFTDSWESYSAANRKRYKGAFNPDIKGYNPKTKAYKEYTTYEGKDLWPTVDSKGTIFFASDEGNDEYNLYSISNGQKQGLTQFPESIRSPQVAANGAAVVFEKGYQLFVYDVASKKTTQPAISLSRNQVLGKSKEFDVKSNISNFDVSPDGEKMAFVSRGELFVSDVDGKFIRQMPSQGERISEVMWLKDNKTLVYNQTLNGYLNWYSRSADGKGEAKQLTQDNRNNRDINFNKENTKAVYLSGRDEVRLLDLGSLKSETIVKDEIWAFQNSSPSFSPDGKYVLFTAIRNFEQDIFVYNLADKKTLNLTNTGVTEASPAWSPDGKYIYFSSNRTKPSYPTGMENASLYRMALENYDEPYRISKFDEMFKETEKETVKKDSTATKNEKKSKDSKAKPAAKEEKKDDKKVIVSIDVQGLSDRITQVSPQAGTQYNPILFAKGDKTYLFYQSNHEGKWATYRITFEPFTNSKTEKVLDGGLQALQEVDGKFFAISNGNIQKYNIDQNKLENVDINFKFNRDLDKEFKQMFYETWANVEENYYDEKFHGIDWEGMKKKYGNYLSGINNRMDLRILLNDMLGELNSSHMGFSTFGTDERKQYNFITNELGVTYDAKDPYKIAHIVAKGPASKKDVNLKVGDVLVAVNGNKIDKSRDRDSYFTWPSLANEVQLTVNRGGKEEIINIRPQSNAAFKDLLYDEWIKGNRNKVDQLSKNRIAYSHMKNMSGDELQSFLIDMAEQENNKDAVILDLRYNTGGNVHDEVLRFLSQRPYLKWQYRGGKLSPQSNFAPAGKPIVLLINEQSLSDAEMTAAGFKALKLGKIIGTETYRWIIFTSGKGLVDGSFYRLPSWGCYTLDGQDLELTGVAPDIAIKNTVADRVADKDPQLERAVQEILKDLN
- a CDS encoding leucine-rich repeat domain-containing protein; amino-acid sequence: MEKYLKKIVEEKDTIKKINLSEKWLEDVPEVLKECKLVEEIKLTGNNIYEIPDWLFQLPHLKKLDISLNDMETLPANITKAQHLEFLAFDSPIKKALPKELAQLKKLKKLVIHEQIYGFPEEFFELTSLEEIEFYTPKLTSIPDSFSKLVNLKSFTLTQLLFEGKAKPIDFEAVIEVLSTLPKLENLSFSLSGMLSIPENINKLQGLKELNLSGNGIKVLPKALFELSGIRLLDLGQNGIKTIPADIKNLNQLRTLKINSNFNPPIDLQNLFNSIKELANLQDLQLWSCQTSIKLPENIAEWTSLRELDIDNNKVKHLPESMQQMTWLKKLRISTNPIPEEEKVNLVKALKGTKVIV
- a CDS encoding glycoside hydrolase family 43 protein — translated: MYNKLISILATLCFALTASAQQDSAYVFSYFKGNGEDGLHLAYSEDALKWTALKNDASFLTPKLSPDKLMRDPCIIKGGDGLYHMVWTVSWTQKGIGHASSKDLINWSEQQYIPVMEHEENTRNSWAPEVTYDPESKQYMIYWASTITGEFPETQVEADNGYNHRMYYTLTKDFKTFSETMLLYDPGFNSIDATILKNGTNWMMVIKDETREPKAEKNLKLAFADSLEGPYSDASEKITGDYWAEGPTVAKINGEYYVYFDRYMDNHFGLIKSKDLKTWTDISDQLELPKDLRHGTILKISRKELDKLKAVKP
- a CDS encoding histidine kinase, with amino-acid sequence MKYIISLCLLCCLTLSAFSQLVIRIDEDHEYLKTLEKRLLDAKTDSAKAMTAFRLSYMYKKYRNMDLAKQRLEQGVKYAQGNNLLEGIASYNEALFGIGLEDMSKIENNLNRSDSLLKDIQDPEAKKTLSGLWIMRGVLSQLKGNEKGGLESYINHALPYAKESKDKFSIANANKFVATSLLNATERVRGNDYLKNALALFKEAPAESEITKLEGILEVTILLAENNLYLNDLHSSKAYLDAAYAVLKDYPESNVFLFYYFPEGVYYEKMGKYVQAINSFDKAIAFQGSGPENFYINRSKFAKFNLLRKIGRNAEAIDVMQDLLKSTTLLPSDRNSYANLLAETYANTGNMKEAYEWSQKYITVNDSLHAADYKKDMLDMENKYQSAEKAKQISQLQAEKQAAELVQKNQRLWVLLLAVGAAVLLLAFLYLNNILKNQKRANEFKFKELEQQRELQVTKAFLEGEDKERQRIAQDLHDGLGGALSGIKMKLSAVQNNFQEPEIDSSVDQLDRSIIELRRIAHNMMPSNLLRSGLDVALTDLCSALSSSKTEIELQTEGLDPNLNQHYQVNIYRIIQELLSNALRHADANYILVQCIQNDEQILITVEDNGKGFDLSRAKASNGMGLNNIQNRVDIMKGSLDYDVMPEEGTIVNIELTV